The following proteins are encoded in a genomic region of Saccharopolyspora antimicrobica:
- a CDS encoding NUDIX hydrolase encodes MSVTENQPATEQIDGEPTDAPGRTVRAAGAVLWRDGTGGPEVAVVHRPRYDDWSLPKGKLDPGELPAHAAVREVAEETGFSCVLTRFLARTGYDVPAPGGTAPKVVDYFAARASGGSFARNDEVDELRWLPVAGARELVSYPHDGRVLEAFEQLPAESATVLLVRHAKAGKRSDWAGDDALRPLTEAGERQRDALHSLLPLFGPVRVYSAPRVRCEQTVAPIAADLGTPIGTEPLFSEEGYLADPDAAVARMLRVAAGAGPALVCSQGGVIPDLVARLADSGGLTGLGEVASRKGSVWTLTFRRAAGDNGAAPLRLAAADYLPDPIA; translated from the coding sequence ATGAGCGTGACCGAGAACCAGCCGGCTACCGAACAGATCGACGGCGAACCGACTGATGCTCCCGGGCGAACCGTGCGGGCCGCCGGTGCGGTGCTGTGGCGCGACGGCACCGGCGGCCCGGAGGTGGCGGTGGTGCACCGCCCCCGCTACGACGACTGGTCGCTGCCGAAGGGCAAGCTCGACCCCGGTGAGCTGCCCGCGCACGCGGCGGTCCGCGAGGTCGCCGAGGAGACCGGGTTTTCCTGCGTGCTGACCCGCTTCCTCGCCCGGACCGGCTACGACGTCCCGGCCCCGGGCGGGACCGCGCCGAAGGTCGTGGACTACTTCGCCGCCCGCGCGAGCGGCGGGTCCTTCGCCCGCAACGACGAAGTGGACGAACTCCGCTGGCTGCCCGTCGCCGGAGCGCGCGAACTGGTCAGCTATCCGCACGACGGGCGGGTGCTGGAGGCCTTCGAGCAATTGCCCGCGGAGTCGGCGACGGTATTGCTGGTCCGCCACGCGAAAGCGGGCAAGCGATCCGATTGGGCGGGCGATGACGCGCTGCGCCCGCTCACCGAAGCGGGAGAGCGGCAGCGCGACGCATTGCATTCACTGCTGCCGTTGTTCGGCCCGGTCCGCGTCTATTCCGCGCCGCGAGTGCGCTGCGAGCAAACGGTCGCGCCCATCGCGGCGGACCTGGGAACGCCGATCGGGACCGAGCCGCTGTTCTCCGAGGAGGGCTATCTCGCCGATCCGGACGCGGCCGTGGCGCGGATGCTGCGGGTGGCGGCCGGAGCGGGACCGGCGCTGGTGTGCAGCCAGGGCGGCGTGATCCCGGACCTGGTGGCCCGGCTGGCGGATTCCGGCGGGCTGACCGGGCTGGGCGAGGTGGCCAGCCGCAAGGGCAGCGTGTGGACCCTGACGTTCCGGCGCGCGGCGGGCGACAACGGCGCCGCACCGCTGCGCCTGGCGGCCGCGGACTACCTCCCGGACCCGATCGCCTGA